The sequence CTGACCTCGAGTTGGGACGGGAGATGATGCTCGGTCATCGAGCGCACCTTTCTGTACGGCGACGGCCGTGAAGGATGAGGGTGATACCGACCTTATCCGTAGGTCGCCAAAATGAGCAGAGGGCCCTACGCATGAGCGGCGTCAGGATCGCCCGCCGCCCCGTGTTTGCGCTGGTCGTGGCCGAGATCGGGGGGCCTGTTCGGATGGTTTCGGCCATGGGGGACGATAGGGAGGTGGCAGGTATGCGAGGCAGGCAAACGGTGCGGGACATGGTCCTGTCGCTGGCGGTGATCGGCGTCGTGGTGGCGGCGGTGTATTTCTTCATCCCGCACGACGACAGCCAGAGCGCCCAGCAGAACGCGGTCAAGACGGTCGACTACCGGGTCGAGGTCGCCACCGCCCGGCGGGCCGCGCCCTACGCGGTCGCCGCTCCCGAGGGTCTGCCGAAGACCTGGCGCGCCACCTCCGTCTCGTACCGCGCGAGCGAGGACGGCAAGGGCGGCGCCTGGCATCTGGGCATGCTGGACCCGGAGCAGCAGTACGCGTCCATCGAGCAGAGCGATGCGCCCGCGCGCAAGTTCATCCAGGACGTCACGCTGGGTGCGAGCAAGGTCCAGGGCGAGCAGGCCGTCGGCAGCAAGAAGTGGGACCGGTACCAGGGGGACACCTACCGCGCCCTGGTGCGCACGGAGCCCGGTGTGACCACGGTGATCACGGGGACCGCGCCGTACGGGCGGCTGGCGGATCTGGCCGCCGCCCTGGTGGCGAAGAAGGGCTGAGCGCCGGCGGAGCGCATCACGACGAGGCCGCCGCACCGGGAGGGTGCGGCGGCCTCGTCGTCGGCCGGGTGCCCGGCTCAGACCGTGGCGGCGGCCTCGTCGAAGGTCAGGCGCGGGGAGCGCGGGTAGAAGGCGTCGGCGCCCGGCTTGCCGACGTTGACGACCAGGAAGGACTTCTGC is a genomic window of Streptomyces gilvosporeus containing:
- a CDS encoding DUF4245 domain-containing protein is translated as MRGRQTVRDMVLSLAVIGVVVAAVYFFIPHDDSQSAQQNAVKTVDYRVEVATARRAAPYAVAAPEGLPKTWRATSVSYRASEDGKGGAWHLGMLDPEQQYASIEQSDAPARKFIQDVTLGASKVQGEQAVGSKKWDRYQGDTYRALVRTEPGVTTVITGTAPYGRLADLAAALVAKKG